In Diorhabda carinulata isolate Delta chromosome 6, icDioCari1.1, whole genome shotgun sequence, a single genomic region encodes these proteins:
- the LOC130895730 gene encoding uncharacterized protein LOC130895730 isoform X2 → MDVKQELEDVLIKEEKFDFKEHEIKQENDAYYLQQTCDNVKIKMNEMIYDGDLRCKLETDENGMHSDETNSGNHFNAGSSIGPVNDQARLLFKMNRTLFTEDQIDCLKEGTVSRRKHIKLEGI, encoded by the exons ATGGATGTGAAGCAAGAACTAGAAGATGTTTTAATTAAAGAGgagaaatttgatttcaaaGAACATGAAATCAAACAGGAAAACGACGCATACTATTTACAACAAACATGtgataatgttaaaattaaaatgaatgagATGATTTATGACGGAGACCTAAGGTGTAAATTGGAAACAG aTGAGAATGGGATGCACTCGGATGAAACTAACTCTGGTAATCATTTTAATGCTGGTTCGAGTATAGGTCCAGTTAATGATCAGGCaagattattatttaaaatgaatcgAACTTTGTTTACTGAAGACCAAATTGACTGTTTAAAGGAAG GAACTGTATCTCGTCGGAAGCATATAAAGCTTGAAG gGATTTGA
- the LOC130895827 gene encoding zinc finger protein 761-like, with translation MEIKQEPEDFFINKQKFDFDHSGNSNLIVDTNNIQVCNIKTEPVDTIKQENDSYYLRQICDNIKDEINEMIDDEDVKRHLIKINDSKKLSLGRSFHRNYFKHSKLPGSIFICKLCGNLYVRDYQLHHHKFTHFVKKSRRNAIQKRNLVNKSCQTINILQMKAAIKNKLQDSFNQIKSHAAKSRSESSSIRKPRIHLPFSDLAQKKRESRIYPITFKCDMCSTTFSQKRSLSRHLLCHMGVKPFKCDVCLKNFSRKYHLDRHKLSHTGEKPFGCDICSKSFAFKERMVVHKRIHTRENIVQCDICSKFLVKDSLVRHMGIHTGKKPFKCNACSKSFLWKNNLVAHLRSHKGEKPYKCHICTKSYTQQWNLTVHMRSHTGEKPFKCDICSKPFKEKKNMVNHKRIHIGKKTIRMQYFSYSSKYIQLNTFISKYTKTVFTFFVMNVKQELEDASIKKEKFDIEEHDIKQENDDFNIKMNEMIYDDDLESKLETGQKIYEMHSDETYSGDNFNVGSNICPVNDQARLILKKNQTTFSDAQIDCSKKGTLSQQKHMKLEGIFICKFCGNLCVRKFHLYHHHFTQHLVKKPLRNIIQKQKFRLKQNAVNESVQTMSILKMKGANKSKLCMDQLRESFNQIKSRATKSTSESSSIRKSRIHNGENIKCDICLKTFSHKSSLNVHLQSHTGKNPFKCDICLKTFSCKSKLDIHLLIHTGEKPFKCDICLKSFSHKSSLNIHLLSHTGVKPFKCDICPKTFLYKNSLTTHLRYHTGEKPFKCDICLKQFSEKVSLKVHLRSHTGEKPFKCEFCLKTFSHKSNLNRHLPSHTGEKPFKCDVCPKTFSQKNSLTTHLRYHTGEKPFKCDICSTQFSGKVSLTIHIRSHSGEKPFKCDICLKTFPKKYNLKRHLLSHTGEKSFNCDICSKTFSQKKSLTTHLRYHTGEKPFKCHICSKQFSEKVCLTRHVHSHTGKNPFECDICLKTFSCKSKLNVHLLIHTGEKPFKCDICSKTFSQKNNLTTHKRYHTGEKPFKCDICLKTFSHKSSLSVHSLIHTEKTHSNATFA, from the exons ATGGAAATAAAACAAGAAccagaagatttttttattaataaacaaaaatttgatttcgaCCATTCTGGTAATTCGAATCTAATTGTTGATACAAACAATATTCAAGTATGTAACATAAAAACTGAGCCAGTAGATACAATCAAGCAAGAAAACGACTCTTATTATCTAAGACAAATATGTGATAATATTAAAGATGAAATAAACGAGATGATTGATGACGAAGATGTAAAACGTCActtgattaaaataaatgattccAAGAAATTGAGTTTAg GAAGATCCTTTCATCGGAACTATTTCAAACACAGTAAATTGCCTGGAAGTATTTTCATCTGTAAGTTATGTGGAAACTTGTATGTTAGAGATTATCAACTCCACCATCATAAATTTACACATTTCGTTAAGAAATCTCGTCGAAACGCaattcaaaaaagaaatttagtaaacaaatcatgtcaaacaataaatattcttcAGATGAAGGctgcaattaaaaataaactgcAAGATTCctttaatcaaatcaaatcacaTGCGGCGAAATCAAGAAGTGAAAGTAGTTCAATTAGAAAACCTCGTATTCATTTGCCGTTTTCTGATTTAGCTCAAAAAAAGCGTGAAAGTCGCATTTATCCGATAACATTTAAATGTGACATGTGCTCAACAACTTTCTCGCAGAAACGTTCCTTGAGTAGACATTTGCTCTGTCATATGGGAGTCAAGCCATTTAAGTGTGacgtttgtttaaaaaatttttcgcgAAAATATCATTTGGATAGACACAAACTGAGTCATACAGGGGAAAAGCCTTTCGGATGTGATATTTGTTCGAAATCGTTCGCGTTTAAGGAACGCATGGTTGTTCATAAGCGTATTCACACTCGAGAAAATATTGTTCAATGTGATATATGTTCCAAGTTTTTAGTCAAAGATAGTTTAGTTAGACACATGGGTATTCACACTGGgaaaaaaccattcaaatgtaaTGCTTGTTCGAAATCTTTCttgtggaaaaataatttagttgcGCATCTACGCAGTCACAAAGGGGAGAAGCCGTACAAATGTCATATTTGTACAAAATCTTACACACAGCAATGGAATTTGACTGTACATATGCGCAGTCACACTGGAGAGAAACCCTTCAAATGCGATATCTGTTCTAAACcgttcaaagaaaaaaaaaatatggttaaCCATAAGCGAATCCATATTGGCAAGAAAACTATTCGAATGCagtatttttctta TAGTTCCAAATACATTCAac TAAAcacatttatctcaaaatacaCTAAAACGGTATTTACATTCTTTGTAATGAATGTGAAACAAGAGCTAGAAGATGCTtccattaaaaaagaaaaatttgatatcgAAGAACATGATATCAAACAGGAAAACGATGattttaacattaaaatgaaTGAGATGATTTATGACGATGACCTAGAGAGTAAATTAGAGACAG GCCAAAAAATATATGAGATGCATTCAGATGAAACTTACTCTGGTGATAATTTTAATGTTGGTTCGAATATATGCCCAGTTAATGATCAGGCAagattaatattgaaaaagaatcAAACAACTTTCTCTGATGCTCAAATTGACTGTTCAAAGAAAG GAACTTTATCTCAACAGAAGCATATGAAGCTTGAAGGTATTTTCATTTGTAAGTTTTGTGGAAACTTGTGTGTTAGAAAATTTCACCTCTACCATCATCATTTTACACAACATCTTGTCAAGAAACCGCTTCGTAACATAATTCAGAAACAAAAGTTCAGATTAAAACAAAATGCAGTAAACGAATCTGTTCAAACAATGAGTATATTAAAGATGAAGGGTGCcaataaaagtaaattatgtATGGATCAGTTGCGAGAGTCgtttaatcaaatcaaatcacgTGCAACCAAATCCACTAGTGAAAGTAGTTCAATTAGAAAGTCTCGTATTCATAACGGAGAAAAcatcaaatgtgacatttgtttaaaaactttctcACACAAATCTAGTTTGAATGTACATTTGCAAAGTCATACTGGAAAAAACCCATTCAAATGcgacatttgtttaaaaactttctcATGCAAATCTAAATTGGATATACATTTGCTAATTCACACTGgggaaaaaccattcaaatgcgACATATGTTTGAAAAGTTTCTCACATAAATCTAGTTTGAATATACATTTGCTAAGTCACACTGGAGTAAAACCATTCAAATGCGACATTtgtccaaaaacttttttatataaaaatagtttaaccACACATTTGCGTTATCATACAGGGGAGAAACCatttaaatgtgacatttgcttaaaacaattttcagaaaaagtatcTTTAAAAGTACATTTGCGTAGTCACACTGGGGAAAAACCTTTCAAATGtgaattttgtttgaaaactttctcACACAAATCTAATTTGAATAGACATTTGCCGAGtcacacaggagaaaaaccattcaaatgtgatgtttgtccaaaaactttttcacaaaaaaatagtttaaccACACATTTGCGTTACCATACAGGggaaaaaccatttaaatgtgacatttgttcaaCACAATTCTCAGGAAAAGTATCTTTAACAATACATATCCGTAGTCATAGTGGGGAAAAACCTTTCAAATGcgacatttgtttaaaaactttccccaagaaatataatttgaaaagacATTTGCTAAGTCACACTGGAGAAAAATCATTCAACTgtgatatttgttcaaaaactttttcacaaaaaaagagTTTAACTACCCATTTGCGTTATCATACAGGGGAAAAGCCATTTAAATGTCACATTTGTTCAAAACagttttcagaaaaagtatGTTTAACAAGGCATGTTCATAGTCACACTGGAAAAAACCCATTTGAATGcgacatttgtttaaaaactttctcATGCAAATCTAAATTGAATGTACATTTACTAATTCACACTggagaaaaaccatttaaatgcgacatttgttcaaaaactttctcacaaaaaaataatttaacaacaCATAAGCGATATCATACAGGGGAGAAGCCatttaaatgtgacatttgtttaaaaactttctcACATAAATCTAGTTTAAGTGTACATTCTTTAATTCACACTGAAAAAACCCATTCAAATGCGACATTTGCTTAA
- the LOC130895509 gene encoding zinc finger protein OZF-like, whose translation MEVKQELEDIFIEEQKFNIEEHNIKQENDAYYLQQTCDDVKINEMIYDDDLECKLETDGMLLDVTNYGDNFNASSSMGSVNDQARLFIKRRLQKNLKLFTYDQINCLKEGTLSRRIYIKLKGIFICKFCGNLYTKKFDILHHNFTHFIKKSRRNVIQKQKPLKCNFSLMPFSKTTSLVQHLRNRRIYPKFFSISIGDISNDNFQKHTVEKPLNSDISPKSLTTSTSLVENIDKKTFKCELCLQTFSQKRHLNEHQLSHTIEKPFKCDVCLKTFSQKFPLNRHMLSHTEEKPFKCDVCFKTFSEKHKLKTHFLSHTKEKPFKCDICLKTFSQKFSLNRHLLSHTEEKPFKCDICLKTFSEKHKLKIHFLSHTKEKPFKCDVCLKTFSQKFSLNRHLLSHTEEKPFKCEVCFKTFSEKHKLKIHFLSHTKEKPFKCHVCSKTFPQKFSLNRHLLSHTEEKPFKCDICSKTFSEKHKLKIHFPSHTRERPFKCDV comes from the exons atGGAAGTGAAACAAGAACtggaagatatttttattgaagagcaaaaatttaatattgaagaaCATAATATCAAACAGGAAAACGACGCATACTATTTACAACAAACATGTGATGATGTTAAAATTAATGAGATGATTTATGATGATGACCTAGAGTGTAAATTGGAAACAG ATGGGATGCTCTTGGATGTTACAAACTATGGTGACAATTTTAATGCCAGCTCGAGTATGGGGTCAGTCAATGATCAGGcgagattatttattaaaaggaGACTACAAAAGAATCTAAAGTTATTCACCTATGATCAAATTAACTGTTTAAAGGAAG GAACTTTATCTCGTCGGATCTATATAAAGCTCAAAGGTATTTTCATTTGTAAGTTTTGTGGAAACTTATACACTAAAAAATTTGACATCCTCCATCATAATTTCAcacattttattaagaaatctcGTCGAAACGTAATTCAGAAACAAAAACcgttaaaatgtaattttagtTTAATGCCGTTTTCTAAAACTACTAGTTTAGTTCAACATTTACGTAACAGACGCATTTATCctaagtttttttctatttcaattggAGATATTAGTAATGACAATTTCCAGAAACACACTGTTGAAAAACCACTGAATTCTGATATTTCTCCAAAATCTCTTACAACGTCTACAagtttagttgaaaatattgataaaaaaacatttaaatgtgAACTTTGCTTGCAAACTTTTTCGCAGAAACGTCATTTGAATGAACATCAGCTCAGTCACACTatagaaaaaccattcaaatgtgatgtTTGCTTAAAAACTTTCTCACAGAAATTTCCCTTAAATAGACATATGTTGAGTCACACTgaagaaaaaccattcaaatgtgatgtttgtttcaaaactttttcagaaaaacataaattgaaaacacATTTTCTAAGTCACACTAAAGAAAAGCCatttaaatgtgatatttgtttaaaaacattctcgcagaaattttctttaaatagacATTTGTTAAGTCACACTgaagaaaaaccattcaaatgtgacatttgtttgaaaacattttcagaaaaacataaattgaaaatacattttctaagTCACACTAAAGAAAAGCCATTTAAATGCGatgtttgtttaaaaactttctcgcagaaattttctttaaacagACATTTGTTAAGTCACACCgaagaaaagccattcaaatgtgaagtttgtttcaaaactttttcagaaaagcataaattgaaaatacattttctaagTCACACTaaagaaaaaccattcaaatgccATGTTTGTTCCAAAACTTTTCCAcagaaattttctttaaacagACATCTGTTAAGTCACACCgaagaaaagccattcaaatgtgacatttgttcaaaaactttctcagaaaaacataaattgaaaatacattttccaaGTCACACTAGAGAAaggccattcaaatgtgatgtTTGA
- the LOC130895733 gene encoding uncharacterized protein LOC130895733 isoform X3 gives MDEKQELEDAFIKEEKFYIKEHDIKQENDNYLIQTCDDVKMNEMIYDGDLKCKLETDIEVDRMHFDETNSGNFIAGSSIGPVNDQARLLFKTNRTLFTEDQIDYLKEVRLW, from the exons ATGGATGAGAAACAAGAGCTAGAAGATGCTTTCATTAAAgaggaaaaattttatatcaaagaACACGATATCAAACAGGAGAACGacaattatttaatacaaacaTGTGATGATGTTAAAATGAATGAGATGATTTATGACGGAGACCTAAAGTGTAAATTGGAAACAG ACATAGAAGTAGATCGGATGCACTTTGATGAAACTAACTCTGGTAATTTTATTGCTGGTTCGAGTATAGGTCCAGTTAATGATCAGGCaagattattatttaaaacgaaTCGAACGTTGTTTACTGAAGACCAAATTGACTATTTGAAGGAAG TACGCCTATGGTAA
- the LOC130895733 gene encoding zinc finger protein 813-like isoform X1 produces MDEKQELEDAFIKEEKFYIKEHDIKQENDNYLIQTCDDVKMNEMIYDGDLKCKLETDIEVDRMHFDETNSGNFIAGSSIGPVNDQARLLFKTNRTLFTEDQIDYLKEGTVSCWKHIKLEGIFICKLCGNLYVRKFYLYHHHFTQHLVKKPLRNIIQKQKFRLKQNVVNESVQTMSILKTKHANKNEFRVDQLQDLINQIKSFATKSRSDILTKSSTSSSLDEYKSICIGRKLFECNVCLKSFSQKSYLSRHFLSHTGEKPFKCDICLKTFSQKSHLNVHLLIHTGEKPFKCDICLKTFSHKSNLNVHLLIHTGEKPFKCDICSKTFLLKSYLKIHLLTHTEEKPIKCDICLKTFSRKYDLNKHFLSHTGEKLLKCDICLKTFTRKYNLNVHLQNHKEVKPFKCNICFKSYSHKHHLKEHLLIHTGEKPFKCNICLKAFSKKYHFNRHLIIHTGEKPFKCDICSKTFTHKCNLNRHLLSHTGENATFI; encoded by the exons ATGGATGAGAAACAAGAGCTAGAAGATGCTTTCATTAAAgaggaaaaattttatatcaaagaACACGATATCAAACAGGAGAACGacaattatttaatacaaacaTGTGATGATGTTAAAATGAATGAGATGATTTATGACGGAGACCTAAAGTGTAAATTGGAAACAG ACATAGAAGTAGATCGGATGCACTTTGATGAAACTAACTCTGGTAATTTTATTGCTGGTTCGAGTATAGGTCCAGTTAATGATCAGGCaagattattatttaaaacgaaTCGAACGTTGTTTACTGAAGACCAAATTGACTATTTGAAGGAAG GAACTGTATCTTGTTGGAAGCATATAAAGCTTGAAGGTATTTTCATTTGTAAGTTATGTGGGAACTTGTATGTAAGAAAATTTTACCTCTACCATCACCATTTTACTCAACATCTTGTCAAGAAACCTCTTCGTAACATAATTCAGAAACAAAAGTTCagattaaaacaaaatgtaGTAAACGAATCTGTTCAAACAATGAGTATATTAAAGACGAAAcatgcaaataaaaatgaatttcgtgTGGATCAGTTGCAGGATTtgattaatcaaattaaatcatttgCAACAAAATCCAGAAGTGATATTCTTACAAAATCTTCTACATCTTCAAGTTTAGATGAATACAAGAGTATTTGCATTGGCAGAAAACTATTTGAATGTAATGtttgtttaaaaagtttttcacaGAAATCTTATTTGAGTAGACATTTCCTAAGTCACACCGgggaaaaaccattcaaatgcgacatatgtttaaaaactttttcacagaaATCTCATTTAAATGTACATTTGCTAATTCACactggagaaaaaccattcaaatgtgacatttgcttAAAAACTTTCTCACATAAATCTAATTTGAATGTACATTTGCTAATTCACactggagaaaaaccattcaaatgtgatatttgttcaaaaactttcttACTAAAATCATACCTGAAAATACATTTGCTAACTCACACCGAAGAAAAACCAATCAAATGcgacatttgtttaaaaacattctcaagaaaatatgatttgaataaacattttctgaGTCATACCGgagaaaaactattaaaatgcgacatttgtttaaaaacattcacaagaaaatataatttgaatgtacATTTACAAAACCATAAAGAAGTGAAACCAttcaaatgtaatatttgtttcaaaagttACTCACATAAACATCATTTGAAGGAACATTTGCTAATTCACactggagaaaaaccattcaagtgcaacatttgtttgaaagcattctcaaaaaaatatcatttcaataGACATTTGATAATtcacacaggagaaaagccattcaaatgcgATATTTGCTCAAAAACTTTCACACACAAATGTAATTTGAATAGACATTTGCTAAGTCACACTGGAGAAAATGcgacatttatttaa
- the LOC130895730 gene encoding zinc finger protein ZFP2-like isoform X1 encodes MDVKQELEDVLIKEEKFDFKEHEIKQENDAYYLQQTCDNVKIKMNEMIYDGDLRCKLETDENGMHSDETNSGNHFNAGSSIGPVNDQARLLFKMNRTLFTEDQIDCLKEGTVSRRKHIKLEGISICKLCGNLYVRKFYLYHHHFTQHLVKKPLCNIIQKQKFRLKQNVVNKSVQTMSILKMKHANKNKFHVDRLQDLINQIKSCATKSRSDIPPKFSTSSSLVEYKNICIGRKTFECNICSKSFLQKSYLSRHLLIHTGKKPFKCDICLRTFTFKSTLNTHIRSHTGEKPFKCDICPRTFSHKNSLTTHLRYHTGEKPFECNICLKQFSEKVSLTRHVRCHTGEKPYKCDICLKIFSRKSSLNVHLLSHTGVKPYKCDICSKTFSQKNNLTTHKRYHTGEKPFKCDICLKQFPEKVCLTKHVRTHTGEKPFKCDICLKTFSQKSHLNVHLLSHTGEKPFKCDICLKTFSRKNNFKIHLLSHTEEKPFKCDNCSKTFSQTHYLKVHLLSHTGEKPFKCDICSKSFSRKDNFKKHLLSHTAEKPFKCDICLKTFSYKSSLNTHIRSHTGEKPFKCDICLKTLSRKSSLNVHLQSHTGKNLFKCEICSKTFSQKSNLNVHLLCHSGEKPFKCEICSKTFSLKSYLKEHLLSHTGERPFKCDICLKTFSKKYHLNRHLPSHTV; translated from the exons ATGGATGTGAAGCAAGAACTAGAAGATGTTTTAATTAAAGAGgagaaatttgatttcaaaGAACATGAAATCAAACAGGAAAACGACGCATACTATTTACAACAAACATGtgataatgttaaaattaaaatgaatgagATGATTTATGACGGAGACCTAAGGTGTAAATTGGAAACAG aTGAGAATGGGATGCACTCGGATGAAACTAACTCTGGTAATCATTTTAATGCTGGTTCGAGTATAGGTCCAGTTAATGATCAGGCaagattattatttaaaatgaatcgAACTTTGTTTACTGAAGACCAAATTGACTGTTTAAAGGAAG GAACTGTATCTCGTCGGAAGCATATAAAGCTTGAAGGTATTTCCATTTGTAAGTTATGTGGAAACTTGTATGTAAGAAAATTTTACCTCTACCATCACCATTTTACTCAACATCTTGTCAAGAAACCTCTTTGTAACATAATTCAGAAACAAAAGTTCagattaaaacaaaatgtaGTAAACAAATCTGTTCAAACAATGAGTATATTAAAGATGAaacatgcaaataaaaataaatttcatgtgGATCGGTTGCAGGATTtgattaatcaaattaaatcatGTGCAACAAAATCCAGAAGTGATATTCCTCCAAAATTTTCTACATCTTCCAGTTTAGTTGAATACAAGAATATTTGCATTGgcagaaaaacatttgaatgtaATATATGTTCAAAAAGTTTCTTGCAGAAATCTTATTTGAGTAGACATTTGCTAATTCACACAGGaaaaaagccattcaaatgtgacatttgtttgagAACTTTTACATTTAAAAGTACTTTGAATACTCATATACGTAGTCACACGGgggaaaaaccattcaaatgtgatatttgtccAAGaactttttcacataaaaatagtttaaccACACATTTACGTTATCATACAGGGGAAAAGCCATTTGAATGTAACATAtgtttaaaacaattttcagaaaaagtaaGTTTAACAAGACATGTTCGTTGTCACACTGGGGAAAAACCATACAAATGcgacatttgtttaaaaattttctcacgAAAATCTAGTTTGAATGTACATTTGTTGAGTCACACTGGAGTAAAACCATACAAATGCGACATTTgctcaaaaactttttcacaaaaaaataatttaacaacaCATAAGCGATATCATACAGGGGAGAAGCCatttaaatgtgacatttgtttaaaaCAGTTTCCAGAAAAAGTATGTTTAACAAAACATGTTCGTACTCACACTGGggaaaaaccatttaaatgcgacatttgtttgaaaactttctcACAAAAATCTCATTTAAATGTCCATTTGCTAAGTCACACcggagaaaaaccattcaagtgcgacatttgtttgaaaactttctcacggaaaaataatttcaaaattcatttgcTAAGTCACACCGaggaaaagccattcaaatgcgacaattgttcaaaaactttctcACAAACACATTACCTGAAAGTACATTTGCTAAGTCACactggagaaaaaccattcaaatgcgACATTTGTTCAAAATCTTTCTCAAGgaaagataatttcaaaaaacatttgcTAAGTCACACTGcagaaaaaccattcaaatgtgacatttgtttaaaaactttctcATATAAATCTAGTTTGAATACTCATATACGTAGTCACACAGGGGAAAAACCTTTCAAATGcgacatttgtttaaaaactctATCACGGAAATCTAGTTTGAATGTACATTTGCAAAGTCATACTGGGAAAAACCTTTTTAAATgcgaaatttgttcaaaaactttctcACAAAAATCTAATTTGAATGTACACTTGCTATGTCACAgtggagaaaaaccattcaaatgcgaaatttgttcaaaaactttctcACTAAAATCTTATCTGAAAGAACATTTGTTAAGTCACACTGGAGAAaggccattcaaatgtgacatttgtttgaaaacattctcaaaaaaatatcatttgaatagACATTTGCCGAGTCACACTGTATAA
- the LOC130895733 gene encoding uncharacterized protein LOC130895733 isoform X2, protein MDEKQELEDAFIKEEKFYIKEHDIKQENDNYLIQTCDDVKMNEMIYDGDLKCKLETDIEVDRMHFDETNSGNFIAGSSIGPVNDQARLLFKTNRTLFTEDQIDYLKEESVLG, encoded by the exons ATGGATGAGAAACAAGAGCTAGAAGATGCTTTCATTAAAgaggaaaaattttatatcaaagaACACGATATCAAACAGGAGAACGacaattatttaatacaaacaTGTGATGATGTTAAAATGAATGAGATGATTTATGACGGAGACCTAAAGTGTAAATTGGAAACAG ACATAGAAGTAGATCGGATGCACTTTGATGAAACTAACTCTGGTAATTTTATTGCTGGTTCGAGTATAGGTCCAGTTAATGATCAGGCaagattattatttaaaacgaaTCGAACGTTGTTTACTGAAGACCAAATTGACTATTTGAAGGAAG AGTCTGTATTGGGGTAA